In the Paludisphaera rhizosphaerae genome, one interval contains:
- the groL gene encoding chaperonin GroEL (60 kDa chaperone family; promotes refolding of misfolded polypeptides especially under stressful conditions; forms two stacked rings of heptamers to form a barrel-shaped 14mer; ends can be capped by GroES; misfolded proteins enter the barrel where they are refolded when GroES binds), whose amino-acid sequence MAKQLLFSDAARRKLLEGVDVLAQAVGSTLGPTGRNVILSKSFGGPLVTKDGVTVSKEIELKDPFENMGAKLVNVVASKTSDVAGDGTTTATILARALYREGLKNVTAGANPTALRRGIEKAVEAAVAELHDKVSRPVSKKEEIAQVGAVSANNDAEVGKMLADAVEKVGRDGVITVEEGKTASTVLDFVEGMQFDKGYLSPYFVTSPTTMEVIFEDALILLHEKKISSLREMIPLLEKVAQSGRPLLIVAEDVEGEALATLVVNKLRGILNIAAVKAPGFGDRRKAMLGDMAVLTGGTVISEDLGLKLENLQLNQLGQAKQVKVDKDSTTIIQGAGQREEIQRRIDQLRRQIDETDSEYDKEKFQERLAKLSGGVALIRVGAPTEADMKQTKARIEDALHATRAAAEEGIVPGGGTALLRTIPAVEALVKTLEGDEKLGAQIVLRGLEEPVRYIAQNAGQDGGVIADEVKEAGGSKGYNADKGEIVDMFEAGIIDPTKVTRTALQNAASIAGLLLTTEALITNIKEDEEKAGRVEGSVR is encoded by the coding sequence GTGGCTAAGCAATTGCTTTTCTCCGACGCCGCCCGCCGCAAGCTGCTGGAAGGCGTCGACGTTTTGGCCCAGGCCGTGGGTTCGACCCTCGGCCCCACGGGTCGGAACGTGATCCTCAGCAAGTCCTTCGGCGGTCCGCTCGTCACCAAGGACGGCGTCACCGTCTCGAAGGAGATCGAGCTGAAGGATCCGTTCGAGAACATGGGCGCCAAGCTGGTCAACGTCGTCGCGTCCAAGACGTCCGACGTCGCCGGCGACGGCACCACGACGGCGACCATCCTGGCTCGCGCCCTCTATCGCGAAGGCCTGAAGAACGTCACCGCCGGGGCCAACCCGACGGCCCTCCGTCGCGGCATCGAGAAGGCCGTCGAGGCGGCCGTCGCCGAGCTGCACGACAAGGTCTCGCGCCCGGTGTCGAAGAAGGAGGAGATCGCCCAGGTCGGCGCCGTCTCCGCCAACAACGACGCCGAGGTCGGCAAGATGCTGGCCGACGCCGTTGAGAAGGTCGGCCGCGACGGCGTGATCACCGTCGAGGAAGGCAAGACCGCCTCGACCGTGCTCGACTTCGTCGAGGGCATGCAGTTCGACAAGGGCTACCTCAGCCCCTACTTCGTCACCTCGCCGACCACCATGGAGGTGATCTTCGAGGACGCCCTGATCCTTCTCCACGAGAAGAAGATCAGCAGCCTCCGCGAGATGATCCCCCTGCTGGAGAAGGTCGCTCAGTCCGGCCGTCCCCTGCTGATCGTGGCGGAGGACGTCGAGGGCGAGGCCCTGGCGACCCTCGTCGTCAACAAGCTCCGCGGCATCCTGAACATCGCCGCCGTGAAGGCCCCCGGCTTCGGCGACCGTCGCAAGGCGATGCTCGGCGACATGGCCGTGCTGACCGGCGGCACCGTCATCAGCGAGGACCTCGGGCTGAAGCTGGAAAACCTCCAGCTCAACCAGCTCGGCCAGGCCAAGCAGGTGAAGGTCGACAAGGACAGCACCACGATCATCCAGGGCGCCGGCCAGCGCGAGGAGATCCAGCGCCGGATCGACCAGCTCCGTCGCCAGATCGATGAGACCGACAGCGAGTACGACAAGGAGAAGTTCCAGGAGCGGCTCGCGAAGCTCTCCGGGGGCGTCGCCCTGATCCGCGTCGGCGCTCCGACCGAAGCCGACATGAAGCAGACCAAGGCCCGCATCGAGGACGCCCTCCACGCCACCCGCGCGGCGGCCGAGGAAGGCATCGTCCCCGGCGGCGGCACGGCCCTGCTCCGGACGATCCCGGCCGTTGAGGCCCTGGTCAAGACGCTCGAAGGCGACGAGAAGCTCGGCGCTCAGATCGTCCTCCGCGGCCTGGAAGAGCCCGTCCGCTACATCGCCCAGAACGCCGGCCAGGACGGCGGGGTGATCGCCGACGAGGTCAAGGAAGCCGGCGGCTCCAAGGGCTACAACGCCGACAAGGGCGAAATCGTCGACATGTTCGAGGCCGGCATCATCGACCCGACCAAGGTCACCCGCACGGCCCTTCAGAACGCCGCCTCGATCGCCGGCCTGCTGCTGACGACCGAAGCCCTGATCACCAACATCAAGGAAGACGAGGAGAAGGCCGGCCGAGTCGAAGGCTCGGTCCGCTGA
- the grpE gene encoding nucleotide exchange factor GrpE: MSDAVRNPESAPEAQTADASQGDFAALEKERDEARDQLLRSRAEFVNYQKRTKQQAEADRLYAIGNLGRDLLDVLDNMQRATDALRGQSTEGIASGLDMVHKQFLTVLAKYGVEPIESLGQPFDPNFHEALMQQPAADVPEGTVVAELGKGYKIHDRVLRPSKVAVSVKP; the protein is encoded by the coding sequence ATGTCCGACGCCGTGAGAAACCCCGAGTCCGCCCCTGAAGCCCAAACCGCCGACGCCTCGCAAGGCGACTTCGCCGCCCTGGAAAAGGAACGCGACGAGGCTCGCGATCAGCTCTTGCGCAGCCGGGCCGAGTTCGTCAACTACCAGAAGCGCACCAAGCAGCAGGCCGAGGCCGACCGCCTGTACGCGATCGGGAACCTGGGCCGCGACCTGCTCGACGTCCTGGACAACATGCAGCGGGCCACGGACGCCCTCCGCGGCCAGTCGACGGAGGGGATCGCCTCCGGCCTGGACATGGTCCACAAGCAGTTTCTGACCGTGCTGGCCAAGTACGGCGTTGAGCCGATCGAGTCGCTTGGGCAGCCGTTCGACCCCAACTTCCACGAAGCCCTGATGCAGCAGCCGGCCGCCGACGTCCCGGAGGGAACCGTCGTCGCTGAGCTGGGCAAAGGTTACAAGATCCACGACCGCGTGCTGAGGCCCAGCAAGGTCGCCGTCTCGGTCAAGCCCTGA
- the dnaJ gene encoding molecular chaperone DnaJ has translation MATTKRDLYEVLEIKRDASGDEIKRAYRQMALKFHPDRNPGDKEAERKFREAAEAYDVLSDAQKRQRYDRYGHAGLDGSAFHDFRSADDIMSAFGDVFGGGLLGDLFGGGGGRRGPRQGPDLLMRLEISLNEAARGTTRTIEVDRQDFCGECKGSGARKGTVATTCNYCGGRGQVVQTRGFFQVATACPSCGGEGVKITDPCPSCHGSGRVPHRAKLQVDVPAGVETNMRLQLRQQGELGDPGAPRGNLQIQILVRKHEFFERRRNDLICQVPISFAQAALGAEIEVPTLDGPDHVQIPRGSQSGDQIRLKGRGMPDISGRGKGDEIVEVILETPRHLTPRQEELLREFAETEHEQVSPRRKSFFEKLRDYFTEEAEPEEREQA, from the coding sequence ATGGCGACCACCAAACGCGACCTATACGAAGTCCTCGAGATCAAACGCGATGCGTCCGGCGACGAGATCAAACGCGCCTACCGCCAGATGGCGCTGAAATTCCACCCCGACCGCAATCCCGGCGACAAGGAAGCCGAGCGGAAATTCCGCGAGGCCGCAGAGGCCTACGACGTCCTCTCCGACGCCCAGAAGCGCCAGCGATACGACCGCTACGGCCACGCCGGTCTCGACGGCTCGGCCTTCCACGACTTCCGATCGGCCGACGACATCATGTCGGCCTTCGGCGACGTCTTCGGCGGCGGTCTGCTCGGCGACCTCTTCGGAGGAGGCGGCGGTCGGCGCGGGCCTCGCCAGGGGCCCGACCTCCTGATGCGGTTGGAAATCAGCCTCAACGAGGCCGCCCGAGGGACGACCCGCACGATCGAGGTCGATCGGCAGGACTTCTGCGGCGAGTGCAAGGGCTCGGGAGCGCGCAAGGGGACCGTGGCGACGACCTGCAACTACTGCGGCGGTCGTGGTCAGGTCGTCCAGACCCGCGGCTTCTTCCAGGTCGCGACCGCCTGCCCCTCGTGCGGCGGCGAGGGAGTCAAGATCACCGACCCCTGCCCCAGCTGCCACGGCTCAGGCCGGGTGCCGCACCGGGCCAAACTTCAGGTCGACGTTCCGGCGGGAGTGGAGACCAACATGCGGCTCCAGCTCCGGCAGCAGGGAGAACTCGGCGATCCCGGCGCGCCTCGCGGCAACCTTCAGATTCAGATTCTCGTCCGCAAGCACGAGTTCTTCGAGCGCCGACGCAACGACCTGATCTGCCAGGTGCCGATCAGCTTCGCCCAGGCGGCTCTCGGGGCTGAGATCGAGGTTCCGACGCTGGACGGGCCCGACCACGTTCAGATCCCCCGAGGATCTCAGAGCGGGGACCAGATCCGGCTCAAGGGACGAGGAATGCCCGACATCAGCGGTCGCGGCAAGGGAGACGAGATTGTCGAGGTGATTCTGGAGACCCCCCGCCACCTGACGCCGCGCCAGGAGGAACTCCTCCGCGAATTCGCCGAGACCGAGCACGAGCAGGTCAGCCCTCGACGCAAGAGCTTCTTCGAAAAGCTCCGTGACTACTTCACCGAAGAGGCCGAACCTGAAGAACGCGAGCAAGCCTGA
- the groES gene encoding co-chaperone GroES produces MAKLTIRPLEDRVVIRQIEAEAKTAGGIVLPDTAKEKPQRGEVLAVGPGKLLDSGERSPIGVAVGDEVLFGKYSGTEIKVDGEEVKILRESDILAKVVK; encoded by the coding sequence ATGGCCAAGTTGACGATTCGCCCCCTGGAAGACCGCGTCGTGATCCGCCAGATCGAGGCCGAGGCGAAGACGGCCGGCGGGATCGTGCTGCCGGACACCGCCAAGGAGAAGCCCCAGCGCGGCGAGGTCCTCGCCGTGGGCCCCGGCAAGCTGCTGGATTCGGGCGAGCGGAGCCCGATCGGCGTCGCGGTGGGTGACGAGGTCCTCTTCGGCAAGTACTCGGGGACCGAGATCAAGGTCGACGGCGAGGAGGTCAAGATCCTCCGCGAGTCCGACATCCTGGCCAAGGTCGTGAAGTGA
- a CDS encoding alpha/beta hydrolase, with amino-acid sequence MIRGASRGWLAVVLFGTLGAPSLLAQAQPEDPLAAASEVVKLWPQGAPGAKGTDPKDVPTLSVFLPKPEVATGSAFVICPGGGYGGLAIDHEGKQVAEWLNSIGVAAFVLKYRLAPAYHEPAPMQDVNRAIRVVRAGASKWKIDAGRIGLLGFSAGGHLASTGGTHFDAGKPDAEDPVERVSCRPDRLVLVYPVIAMATPYTHKGSNRNLLGENPSEEKLKYYSNEQQVTAETPPTFLAHTNGDTGVVPENSILFALALRKAKVPLEMHIFEKGQHGLGLGSGSKQHKISPEPAFQAWPKLCEVWLKGQGFLDKK; translated from the coding sequence GTGATTCGAGGTGCATCGCGCGGTTGGCTGGCGGTGGTCCTGTTTGGAACGCTTGGGGCCCCCAGCCTGCTGGCCCAGGCCCAGCCGGAAGACCCGCTGGCCGCGGCGTCCGAGGTCGTCAAGCTCTGGCCGCAGGGCGCCCCCGGAGCCAAGGGGACCGACCCAAAGGACGTTCCGACGCTGTCTGTCTTCCTCCCCAAGCCGGAGGTCGCGACGGGCTCGGCCTTCGTGATCTGCCCCGGGGGCGGATACGGCGGCCTGGCGATCGACCACGAGGGGAAGCAGGTCGCCGAGTGGCTGAACTCGATCGGCGTCGCGGCCTTCGTGCTCAAGTACCGCCTCGCGCCGGCCTACCATGAACCAGCGCCGATGCAAGACGTCAACCGAGCGATCCGCGTCGTGCGGGCGGGGGCCTCCAAGTGGAAGATCGATGCGGGACGGATCGGATTGCTGGGCTTCTCGGCGGGCGGCCACCTGGCGTCCACGGGCGGCACGCATTTCGACGCCGGCAAGCCCGACGCCGAGGATCCCGTCGAGCGCGTAAGCTGCCGACCTGACCGTCTCGTCCTCGTCTACCCGGTCATCGCCATGGCGACGCCCTACACCCACAAGGGATCGAACCGAAATCTCCTGGGCGAAAACCCGTCGGAGGAGAAGCTCAAGTACTACTCCAATGAGCAGCAGGTGACCGCCGAGACTCCCCCGACCTTCCTTGCTCACACCAACGGCGACACTGGCGTCGTCCCGGAGAACAGCATCCTCTTCGCCCTGGCCCTGCGCAAGGCGAAGGTCCCCCTGGAAATGCACATCTTCGAGAAGGGTCAGCACGGCCTGGGGCTGGGCTCCGGCTCCAAGCAGCACAAGATCTCCCCCGAGCCGGCTTTCCAGGCCTGGCCGAAGCTCTGCGAGGTCTGGCTCAAGGGCCAGGGATTCCTCGACAAGAAGTGA
- the groL gene encoding chaperonin GroEL (60 kDa chaperone family; promotes refolding of misfolded polypeptides especially under stressful conditions; forms two stacked rings of heptamers to form a barrel-shaped 14mer; ends can be capped by GroES; misfolded proteins enter the barrel where they are refolded when GroES binds) yields the protein MAKILAYDEEARQKLASGVGKLARAVRSTLGPRGRNAVIDKGWGAPTVTKDGVSVAEEIELTCPYENMGAQLVKEAASKTSDAAGDGTTTATVLAEAIYKEGLKALAAGADPMAVKRGIDKAVAAIVENVKSQAKKINGKKEIAEVASIAANNDKSIGEKLADAFEKVGTDGVITVEEAKGFETTVDVVEGMQFDRGYLSPHFVTDQDRMEVVLEDVYILIHEEKISSPTKLIPLLEKIAKANKPLLILAEDVEGEALATLVVNKLRGILKIAAVKAPGYGDRRKAMLEDIAILTGGKAIFKDLGIDLDAVQLTDLGRARKVTITSEETTIVEGVGSSDAIKGRADAIRREIGTTDSEYDREKLQERLAKLAGGIAQINVGAATETEMKERKALVEDALHATRAAIEEGVVPGGGTALIRASKAIEGLKADGDEQFGVDLIRRAAEQPARYIAENAGIDGAVVVNRVKKSNDPKFGYNAEDGTWGDLLDAGVVDPAKVTRTALQNASSVAGLLLTTECMIAEPPKKKEAGGGHDHHHGGGMDPMGGMGGMGGMGGMGMM from the coding sequence GTGGCGAAGATACTGGCATACGATGAAGAGGCTCGCCAGAAGCTGGCCAGCGGCGTCGGCAAGCTGGCGCGTGCGGTCCGCAGCACGCTCGGCCCGCGCGGGCGCAATGCCGTCATCGACAAGGGGTGGGGCGCTCCCACGGTGACCAAGGACGGCGTCTCGGTGGCCGAGGAGATCGAGCTGACCTGCCCTTATGAAAACATGGGCGCGCAGCTCGTGAAGGAAGCGGCCTCGAAGACCTCCGACGCCGCCGGCGACGGCACGACCACCGCCACGGTCCTGGCCGAAGCCATCTACAAGGAGGGCCTGAAGGCCCTGGCCGCCGGCGCCGACCCGATGGCCGTCAAGCGCGGCATCGACAAGGCGGTCGCCGCCATCGTCGAGAACGTCAAGTCGCAGGCGAAGAAGATCAACGGCAAGAAGGAGATCGCCGAGGTCGCCTCCATCGCCGCCAACAACGACAAGTCGATCGGCGAGAAGCTGGCCGACGCGTTCGAGAAGGTCGGCACCGACGGCGTCATCACCGTCGAGGAAGCCAAGGGCTTCGAGACGACCGTCGACGTCGTCGAGGGCATGCAGTTCGACCGCGGCTACCTCAGCCCCCACTTCGTCACCGATCAGGACCGGATGGAAGTCGTCCTCGAAGACGTCTACATCCTGATCCACGAAGAGAAGATCAGCTCGCCGACGAAGCTGATCCCGCTGCTCGAGAAGATCGCCAAGGCCAACAAGCCGCTGCTGATCCTCGCGGAGGACGTCGAGGGCGAGGCGCTGGCGACCCTGGTCGTCAACAAGCTCCGCGGCATCCTGAAGATCGCGGCCGTCAAGGCTCCGGGCTACGGCGACCGCCGCAAGGCCATGCTGGAGGACATCGCGATCCTGACCGGCGGCAAGGCCATCTTCAAGGACCTGGGCATCGACCTCGACGCCGTCCAGCTCACCGACCTGGGCCGGGCTCGCAAGGTGACGATCACCAGCGAAGAGACGACCATCGTTGAAGGCGTGGGCTCGTCCGACGCCATCAAGGGCAGGGCCGACGCCATCCGCCGCGAGATCGGCACGACCGACAGCGAGTACGACCGCGAGAAGCTCCAGGAACGGCTCGCCAAGCTCGCTGGCGGCATCGCCCAGATCAACGTCGGCGCCGCGACCGAGACCGAGATGAAGGAGCGCAAGGCGCTCGTCGAGGACGCCCTCCACGCCACCCGCGCGGCGATCGAGGAAGGCGTCGTCCCCGGCGGCGGCACGGCCCTCATTCGCGCCTCCAAGGCCATCGAAGGCCTCAAGGCTGACGGCGACGAGCAGTTCGGCGTCGACCTGATCCGTCGCGCCGCCGAGCAGCCGGCCCGCTACATCGCCGAGAACGCCGGCATCGACGGCGCGGTGGTCGTCAACCGGGTCAAGAAGTCCAACGATCCCAAGTTCGGCTACAACGCCGAGGACGGAACGTGGGGCGACCTGCTGGACGCCGGCGTCGTCGACCCGGCCAAGGTCACTCGCACGGCCCTTCAGAACGCCTCGTCGGTCGCCGGCCTGCTGCTGACCACCGAGTGCATGATCGCCGAGCCCCCGAAGAAGAAGGAAGCCGGCGGCGGCCATGACCACCACCACGGCGGCGGCATGGACCCGATGGGCGGCATGGGCGGCATGGGCGGCATGGGCGGCATGGGGATGATGTGA